Proteins from a genomic interval of Amycolatopsis sp. cg13:
- a CDS encoding DUF6177 family protein, which translates to MVQPLTEHPAADRTTPEALVVEQFRHVVPDSPWLRTAAAAASRDRRALQLVTSEHSRLTYPLELLLREAGADWIVREESGAHRDGFRGIPLHWNGIRFVPSPGEPRPIVPGPPPGSGDAELRITTARTGAETPRIGESAACAIRALTGRDPLGWGIAEPAAQPWGDLAAAARRVPARFVVVGSGCLGRLRLSTTDSGVVEEVLLSGPAAGSVSRHAVEALADRLAESAQTMLVSVQPGRSHGLRSAKPSPPSIPYGLLAGPELIAPRGVPHARQVPGVRAEILGAAGRHAAWYRFDGGPEAPIAQLTAVLQHFGTR; encoded by the coding sequence GTGGTCCAGCCGCTGACCGAGCACCCCGCCGCCGACCGGACCACCCCGGAAGCGCTGGTGGTCGAGCAATTCCGCCACGTCGTGCCCGACTCGCCGTGGCTGCGCACCGCGGCCGCCGCCGCTTCGCGCGACCGCCGCGCGCTGCAGCTGGTCACGTCCGAGCACAGCCGGCTCACCTATCCGCTCGAGCTGCTCCTTCGCGAAGCCGGTGCCGACTGGATCGTACGCGAGGAATCCGGCGCGCACCGGGACGGGTTTCGCGGGATCCCGTTGCACTGGAACGGAATCCGCTTCGTTCCCTCTCCCGGCGAGCCACGTCCGATCGTACCCGGGCCGCCGCCTGGCTCCGGCGACGCGGAACTCCGGATCACCACCGCGCGGACCGGCGCCGAGACGCCGCGGATCGGCGAGTCCGCCGCGTGCGCGATCCGCGCGCTGACCGGCCGCGACCCGCTCGGCTGGGGCATCGCCGAACCCGCCGCGCAGCCGTGGGGCGACCTCGCCGCCGCTGCCCGCCGCGTCCCCGCTCGCTTCGTCGTTGTCGGCTCCGGCTGCCTCGGCAGGCTGCGACTGTCCACAACGGACTCAGGGGTTGTCGAAGAAGTCCTGCTGAGCGGACCGGCGGCCGGGAGCGTCTCGCGGCACGCCGTCGAAGCGCTCGCCGACCGGCTCGCGGAGTCGGCGCAGACGATGCTCGTCTCCGTCCAACCGGGACGCAGCCACGGCCTGCGGTCCGCGAAACCGTCCCCGCCGTCGATCCCTTACGGCCTGCTGGCCGGTCCCGAACTGATCGCTCCTCGCGGCGTGCCGCACGCGCGCCAGGTTCCCGGGGTCCGGGCGGAGATCCTCGGCGCGGCCGGGCGGCACGCCGCCTGGTACCGCTTCGACGGCGGGCCGGAGGCTCCGATCGCCCAGTTGACCGCGGTGCTCCAGCACTTCGGGACCCGGTGA
- a CDS encoding sensor histidine kinase: MNGSAADRLRRLRWVLTALFTTMNAIGLIVLAWIVVNEDADRGTAEVTSSLDRVTSAVSRQVGYDGGVVSFALVNSDELNNACPQFAILPGGAQTFRPHLSGRTCVPMDTGVLNGLAADAIHTGGLVQGYQQSTDGRSVLVRAQPLLNPSGKYLGAVVASADLTDTESAHTQFVLLVVGGCVLLIAVLGFAGHLLSGRSIRPAAAALQEQEVLLAETAHDLRSPVAALRALAETAQANPDQRAALLPRTVQLASDMGSIIDSLLVRARLAAGVEQLNLQPVWLDQLVTDIAESAHTGGAQVTVTAAPTKVNADPTLIRRAVGNLLDNAVRYGRQPGAEAIVHITVYGGTVTVADHGPGIDPSTAADAFDRFSSTGGSSGLGLSIVRWVAQAHGGVLSVYNADEGGAIFELRFPQAA, encoded by the coding sequence GTGAACGGCTCCGCCGCCGACCGGTTGCGCCGGCTGCGCTGGGTCCTGACCGCGCTGTTCACCACGATGAACGCGATCGGGCTGATCGTGCTCGCCTGGATCGTCGTCAACGAGGACGCCGACCGCGGGACCGCCGAGGTCACCTCAAGCCTCGACCGCGTCACGTCCGCCGTCAGCAGGCAGGTCGGCTACGACGGCGGCGTGGTCAGCTTCGCGCTCGTCAACAGCGACGAGCTGAACAACGCCTGCCCGCAGTTCGCGATCCTTCCCGGCGGCGCCCAGACCTTCCGGCCGCATCTCTCCGGCCGCACCTGCGTGCCGATGGACACCGGCGTGCTCAACGGACTCGCCGCCGACGCGATCCACACCGGCGGACTCGTCCAGGGCTACCAGCAGAGCACCGACGGCCGGTCGGTGCTGGTGCGCGCGCAACCGCTGCTGAACCCGTCCGGGAAGTACCTCGGGGCCGTCGTCGCGTCCGCCGACCTGACCGACACGGAGTCCGCCCACACGCAGTTCGTCCTGCTGGTGGTCGGCGGCTGTGTGCTGCTGATCGCCGTGCTCGGCTTCGCCGGACACCTGCTGTCCGGCCGCTCGATCCGGCCCGCGGCGGCGGCGTTGCAGGAACAGGAAGTGCTGCTCGCCGAGACCGCACACGACTTGCGCAGCCCGGTCGCCGCCCTGCGCGCGCTCGCCGAAACCGCCCAGGCGAACCCGGATCAGCGTGCCGCTCTGCTGCCGCGGACCGTGCAGCTGGCGTCCGATATGGGCAGCATCATCGACAGCCTGCTGGTCCGCGCCCGGCTCGCGGCCGGCGTCGAACAGCTGAACCTGCAACCGGTGTGGCTCGATCAACTGGTCACCGACATCGCCGAGAGCGCGCACACCGGAGGCGCACAGGTGACCGTGACGGCGGCCCCGACGAAGGTGAACGCGGACCCGACCCTGATCCGCCGCGCGGTCGGCAACCTGCTGGACAACGCGGTCCGATATGGAAGGCAGCCGGGCGCGGAAGCGATCGTGCACATCACCGTTTACGGCGGGACGGTCACCGTGGCCGACCATGGTCCCGGCATCGACCCGTCCACGGCTGCGGATGCCTTTGACCGGTTCAGCAGCACGGGCGGGTCGTCCGGACTGGGGCTGTCGATTGTGCGGTGGGTGGCGCAGGCGCACGGCGGGGTGCTGTCGGTGTACAACGCGGACGAGGGCGGGGCGATTTTCGAGCTGCGCTTTCCGCAGGCGGCGTAA
- a CDS encoding response regulator transcription factor, which produces MTTVMVVEDDENMRVAVAAQLSAAGLGVHVCGDLAGAGRALGSHAYDCAVFDRMLPDGDSLGYVDALRRQGWHTPVLFLTARDSPADRVAGFEHGADDYLVKPFAMAELTQRVLNLCRRSGSDRPSVLRHDDLVMDCARREVRRADVLLTLSNKEFAVLEYLLVRAGQAVSRAELLEHCWAAAPEEMGDKSNPVDAVVKRLRRKLREPELIHAVRGLGYRFGAQ; this is translated from the coding sequence ATGACAACGGTGATGGTCGTCGAAGACGACGAGAACATGCGGGTCGCGGTCGCCGCGCAGCTGAGCGCGGCCGGGCTTGGCGTGCACGTCTGCGGAGACCTCGCCGGCGCCGGAAGAGCGCTCGGCTCGCACGCCTACGACTGCGCGGTGTTCGACCGGATGCTGCCCGACGGCGATTCCCTCGGCTACGTCGACGCGCTCCGCCGCCAGGGCTGGCACACGCCCGTGCTGTTCCTCACCGCGCGCGATTCGCCGGCCGACCGCGTCGCCGGGTTCGAGCACGGCGCGGACGACTACCTGGTCAAACCGTTCGCGATGGCCGAGCTGACCCAGCGGGTGCTGAACCTGTGCCGGCGCAGCGGGTCGGACCGGCCCTCGGTGCTCCGCCACGACGACCTCGTGATGGACTGCGCGCGGCGCGAGGTCCGCAGGGCCGACGTGCTGCTCACCCTGTCGAACAAGGAGTTCGCCGTGCTCGAATACCTCCTCGTCCGGGCCGGGCAGGCGGTGAGCCGGGCGGAACTGCTCGAACACTGCTGGGCCGCGGCTCCCGAGGAAATGGGCGACAAGTCCAATCCGGTCGACGCGGTGGTGAAGCGGCTGCGGCGGAAGCTGCGGGAACCGGAACTGATCCACGCCGTGCGCGGTCTCGGCTACCGGTTCGGCGCTCAGTGA
- a CDS encoding BTAD domain-containing putative transcriptional regulator — protein sequence MQFQLLGPLEARPSSGTRIELRATKPGALLAVLLLHANAWVRVDQLIAGIWHEQAVPASALRNLRSYVWQLRQSVGERLESRPGGYRIKLLPGELDTELVETLAESGRAALADAKYDTAAERLSAALGHWQGEPFEGLEFDGARAAAANWEERRAELRCLLAEAYLAADRATDAITLLREVADRDPLRESAWARLVLALQQAGRPAEALAAFEHARKLLARELGWEPGPELVAAQRKVLRERQPGTGAKLSLVAGGGSAPRPAGIDGLLTSATSEVLIMCATVGPGPADVVRRLGQATLRPGVRYRVLCPDSARLSGALGGLALAGADVRTVADVPMDALVVDRAAAVLPDDRAGSSAAAVFRLPGVVAATAGLFDRIWPEAVPLIPTSLDDREGAAGLTRRERDLLTLLCSGSTDESAAARLDISVRTVRRMVADIMNRLGARSRFQAGAKAAGRGWLMAEAG from the coding sequence ATGCAGTTTCAACTACTCGGTCCGCTCGAGGCGCGCCCGTCGAGCGGCACCCGCATCGAGCTGAGGGCGACGAAGCCGGGCGCGCTCCTGGCGGTGTTGCTCCTGCACGCTAACGCCTGGGTCCGGGTCGATCAGCTGATCGCCGGAATCTGGCATGAACAGGCCGTGCCCGCTTCCGCGCTGCGCAACCTGCGCAGCTACGTGTGGCAGCTGCGGCAAAGCGTGGGGGAGCGGCTGGAAAGCCGGCCGGGCGGCTACCGGATCAAGCTGCTGCCGGGCGAACTGGACACCGAACTGGTCGAAACGCTGGCGGAATCCGGTCGTGCGGCGCTGGCCGACGCGAAGTACGACACCGCGGCCGAGCGGCTGTCCGCCGCGCTGGGGCACTGGCAGGGCGAGCCGTTCGAGGGTCTCGAGTTCGACGGCGCACGGGCCGCGGCGGCGAACTGGGAGGAACGGCGCGCCGAGCTCCGGTGCCTGCTCGCCGAGGCGTACCTCGCGGCGGACCGCGCGACGGACGCGATCACGCTGCTGCGCGAGGTCGCCGACCGCGACCCGCTCCGCGAAAGCGCGTGGGCGCGGCTCGTGCTGGCCCTGCAGCAAGCCGGTCGCCCGGCCGAAGCGCTCGCCGCGTTCGAGCACGCCCGGAAGCTGCTGGCTCGCGAACTCGGCTGGGAACCGGGGCCGGAACTCGTTGCCGCGCAGCGGAAGGTGCTGCGGGAACGGCAGCCGGGCACGGGCGCGAAGCTCAGCCTGGTCGCGGGCGGCGGTTCGGCGCCGCGACCGGCCGGAATCGACGGGCTGCTGACGTCCGCCACGAGCGAGGTGCTGATCATGTGCGCCACCGTGGGGCCGGGACCGGCGGACGTCGTGCGCCGGCTGGGCCAGGCGACGTTGCGGCCCGGCGTGCGTTACCGCGTGCTGTGCCCCGATTCGGCCCGGCTCTCCGGTGCGCTCGGCGGGCTGGCGCTCGCCGGGGCGGACGTGCGGACCGTGGCCGACGTGCCGATGGACGCGCTGGTCGTCGACCGTGCGGCCGCGGTGCTGCCGGACGACCGGGCCGGGAGTTCGGCCGCGGCGGTGTTCCGGCTGCCCGGCGTCGTCGCGGCGACGGCCGGGCTGTTCGACCGGATCTGGCCCGAGGCCGTGCCGCTGATCCCGACGAGTCTCGACGACCGCGAGGGCGCCGCGGGGCTTACTCGCCGCGAGCGCGATCTGCTGACCCTGCTGTGTTCCGGCAGCACCGACGAATCCGCCGCGGCCCGGCTCGACATCTCCGTGCGCACGGTCCGGCGGATGGTCGCCGACATCATGAACCGGCTCGGCGCGCGCAGCCGGTTCCAGGCCGGGGCGAAGGCCGCCGGGCGGGGCTGGCTGATGGCCGAGGCGGGCTGA
- a CDS encoding right-handed parallel beta-helix repeat-containing protein codes for MTNAQRLLVADRPGAYPTIGDALSVAPAHAVITVAEGRYREVLALSGLHVTLTAEAGAQVIVDGAGADHPVLHAVGGSLTLQGIELHAGESGALSTENVELVVRRCLITGGRGPAVRIEGTAAFELTGCSLKAVEQGVVIEGSPGRLVDTVIEEVTGDGVVIGMGAAPVLRGCTVSGCGLRGVYVYQYSRPALENCAISRTGSDGIAVAQHSSPLLRQCTVRDSRGFGIAFAAGCGGSIEECRAENTAEPGISLADGANPVVVEATGPAGSGGGAPDELLTELDTMVGLPRVKAEVRSLVDELQVNEWRRNAGLPVGGASHHLIFAGAPGTGKTTVARLYGRLLQALGVLPHGQFREVSRRDLVGQYIGHTAEKTALIFEEAKGGVLFIDEAYTLSRAGSAGGDFGQEAIDTLVKMMEDHRDEVAVIVAGYTKEMAGFLSANPGLASRFGKTIEFENYTPGELLGIIERMVSSQDYELDAAAEPVLVDHFARISGDENFGNARDARRLFEGVRKSQSQRLRLLGRVPTLEELRSLSIADIEAAVAR; via the coding sequence ATGACGAACGCACAACGCCTCCTGGTCGCTGACCGGCCCGGCGCGTACCCGACGATCGGCGACGCGCTCTCCGTCGCTCCGGCCCACGCCGTGATCACGGTCGCCGAGGGCCGGTACCGCGAGGTGCTCGCCCTGTCCGGATTGCACGTGACGCTGACGGCGGAGGCCGGGGCGCAGGTGATCGTCGACGGTGCCGGAGCGGATCATCCGGTGCTGCACGCGGTCGGCGGATCCCTGACGCTGCAAGGAATCGAGCTGCACGCGGGCGAGTCGGGCGCGCTGTCTACGGAGAACGTGGAGCTGGTCGTACGGCGCTGCCTGATCACCGGCGGACGCGGGCCCGCGGTGCGGATCGAGGGGACGGCGGCGTTCGAGCTGACCGGCTGCTCGCTGAAAGCGGTCGAACAGGGCGTGGTGATCGAAGGCAGCCCTGGACGGCTGGTGGACACCGTCATCGAGGAGGTGACTGGGGACGGCGTCGTGATCGGCATGGGGGCCGCACCGGTGTTGCGCGGTTGCACCGTGAGCGGGTGCGGGCTGCGCGGGGTGTACGTCTACCAATACAGCCGCCCAGCGTTGGAAAACTGCGCCATTTCGCGGACCGGCTCGGACGGGATCGCCGTGGCCCAGCACAGCTCGCCGCTCCTGCGGCAGTGCACCGTCCGGGACTCGCGCGGTTTCGGCATCGCGTTCGCGGCCGGATGCGGCGGCAGCATCGAGGAGTGCCGCGCGGAAAACACCGCGGAGCCGGGCATTTCCCTCGCCGACGGCGCGAACCCAGTCGTGGTCGAGGCCACCGGGCCGGCCGGTTCCGGAGGCGGGGCGCCGGACGAACTGCTGACCGAACTCGACACGATGGTCGGCCTTCCTCGGGTCAAGGCCGAGGTGCGTTCGCTGGTGGACGAACTGCAGGTCAACGAATGGCGGCGGAACGCGGGCCTGCCGGTCGGCGGCGCGAGCCACCACCTGATCTTCGCCGGCGCGCCCGGCACCGGGAAGACGACCGTGGCCCGGCTGTACGGGCGGCTGCTGCAAGCACTGGGGGTGCTGCCGCACGGCCAGTTCCGGGAGGTGTCGCGGCGCGATCTCGTGGGCCAGTACATCGGCCACACCGCGGAGAAGACGGCGCTGATCTTCGAGGAGGCCAAGGGCGGGGTGCTGTTCATCGACGAGGCCTACACGCTGTCGCGGGCAGGCTCGGCGGGCGGCGACTTCGGGCAGGAGGCGATCGACACCCTGGTGAAGATGATGGAGGACCACCGGGACGAGGTCGCCGTGATCGTGGCCGGGTACACGAAGGAGATGGCCGGGTTCCTGTCCGCCAACCCCGGGCTCGCGTCGCGGTTCGGCAAGACGATCGAGTTCGAGAACTACACCCCCGGCGAACTGCTCGGCATCATCGAACGGATGGTCTCCAGCCAGGACTACGAACTCGACGCGGCCGCGGAACCGGTGCTCGTCGACCACTTCGCGCGGATCTCCGGCGACGAGAACTTCGGCAACGCCCGCGACGCGCGGCGGTTGTTCGAGGGCGTGCGGAAGTCGCAGTCCCAGCGGTTGCGGCTGCTCGGCCGGGTGCCGACGCTCGAAGAACTGCGGAGCCTGAGCATCGCCGACATCGAGGCGGCGGTCGCCCGCTAA
- a CDS encoding response regulator transcription factor: protein MRVLVVEDDDNLRVALDVSLRSAGFAVDAVADLPVADEALFVNAYDCVVFDRMLPSGDSLGYVQHRRRSGWLVPVLFLTARDSTADRVAGLQLGNDYLVKPFEMAELVARVRSLCRLSPAPRTRPAVLRRGDVELDAGTREVRRAGVLLTLAPKEFLVLERLMAAAGAPVPRKELIEHAWDRMADPDSNVLEVVVRQLRRKLREQTLIETVRGVGYRFAG from the coding sequence GTGCGGGTGCTGGTGGTCGAAGACGATGATAATTTGCGGGTAGCTCTCGACGTTTCGTTGCGCAGTGCCGGATTCGCCGTGGACGCGGTGGCCGATCTGCCGGTCGCCGACGAAGCGCTCTTCGTCAACGCCTACGACTGCGTGGTCTTCGACCGGATGCTGCCTTCCGGCGACTCCCTCGGCTACGTGCAGCACCGGCGCCGGTCCGGCTGGCTCGTGCCGGTGCTGTTCCTGACCGCGCGCGACAGCACCGCCGACCGGGTCGCGGGCCTGCAGCTCGGCAACGACTACCTCGTCAAACCGTTCGAGATGGCCGAACTGGTCGCGCGCGTCCGCAGCCTGTGCCGGCTGAGCCCCGCGCCGCGGACCCGCCCGGCCGTCCTGCGCCGCGGCGACGTGGAACTCGACGCGGGCACCCGCGAGGTGCGCCGCGCGGGCGTGCTGCTCACCCTGGCCCCGAAGGAATTCCTGGTCCTCGAACGCTTGATGGCCGCCGCCGGCGCGCCGGTGCCGCGCAAGGAGCTGATCGAGCACGCGTGGGACCGGATGGCCGATCCGGACTCGAACGTCCTGGAGGTCGTGGTCCGGCAGCTCCGGCGCAAACTGCGGGAACAGACCCTGATCGAGACGGTCCGCGGCGTCGGCTACCGGTTCGCCGGGTAG
- a CDS encoding sensor histidine kinase, protein MTSGRAAAASRCLPGGGNALLALAFAVVAAAAALGSWPGWVTAALSGAAVAWWRTRPTLALLTGFAMYVADLLLGTVPAPVFLPLVLMFAATVVLGRRPVAYAVLAAGYALAVSVPVPGWDSPSVGSAVGLAAWFLVLAVAAELVRVRRQARQAREAELAGEARTRREQALRRAGDERLRIARDLHDVLAHQLALITVQANAGLALLPRDPQAVEQALTAIKDAGNSALGEVRAVLDALRAPDSGDVPYRPSPRLSQPGDLAELLDGARAAGLRVATEIEDALPSLPVPVDQAAYRIAQEAVTNAIRHAGAGATVGLRLSCADDRLELTVTDDGGGRPRGGASGGGNGLPGMRERAVAFGGALTTGPVPGGGYRVAAVLPVGGVR, encoded by the coding sequence GTGACATCTGGTCGGGCCGCCGCGGCATCCCGCTGTCTGCCGGGCGGCGGGAATGCGTTGCTGGCCTTGGCTTTCGCCGTGGTCGCCGCAGCGGCTGCCCTCGGCTCGTGGCCGGGATGGGTGACTGCCGCCTTGTCCGGTGCGGCCGTGGCATGGTGGCGGACTCGCCCGACGCTCGCGCTGCTGACCGGTTTCGCCATGTACGTCGCGGATCTGCTGCTGGGCACGGTGCCCGCGCCGGTCTTCCTGCCGCTGGTCCTCATGTTCGCCGCCACGGTGGTGCTCGGCCGCCGCCCGGTCGCCTACGCGGTGCTGGCCGCCGGGTATGCGCTGGCCGTCAGCGTCCCGGTGCCCGGCTGGGATTCGCCGAGCGTGGGATCGGCGGTCGGATTGGCAGCTTGGTTCCTCGTGCTGGCCGTGGCCGCGGAACTCGTCCGGGTACGTCGGCAGGCACGCCAAGCCCGCGAGGCCGAGCTAGCCGGGGAAGCGCGAACCCGGCGGGAACAGGCCTTGCGTCGCGCCGGGGACGAACGGCTCCGGATCGCGCGCGATCTGCATGACGTGCTCGCGCACCAGCTGGCGTTGATCACGGTCCAGGCCAACGCGGGGCTCGCCTTGCTCCCGCGCGATCCGCAAGCCGTCGAACAGGCGCTGACCGCGATCAAGGACGCGGGAAACTCCGCGCTCGGCGAGGTGCGCGCGGTGCTGGACGCGCTGCGCGCACCCGACTCCGGCGACGTCCCGTACCGCCCGAGCCCTCGGCTTTCCCAACCCGGCGACCTGGCCGAACTGCTCGACGGAGCGCGCGCGGCGGGACTGCGCGTCGCGACCGAGATCGAGGACGCGCTGCCGTCGTTGCCCGTCCCGGTGGACCAGGCCGCGTACCGGATCGCCCAGGAAGCGGTCACGAACGCGATCCGGCACGCCGGTGCGGGCGCGACCGTCGGACTCCGCCTGTCCTGCGCCGACGACCGGCTCGAGCTGACTGTGACGGACGACGGCGGGGGTCGTCCCCGTGGAGGAGCTTCGGGAGGTGGCAACGGGTTGCCGGGGATGCGGGAACGTGCCGTGGCGTTCGGTGGCGCGCTCACGACGGGTCCGGTTCCCGGTGGTGGGTATCGGGTGGCCGCGGTTTTGCCGGTCGGCGGTGTCCGGTGA
- a CDS encoding response regulator: MTGSIRVVLADDQALVRAGIRVLLETCPDLVVAGEAADGETALHLARELRPDVVLMDIRMPGLDGLAATGRIAEDPRCGGTRVVMLTTFDLDEYVFEALRRGAAGFLVKNSEPDDLVRGVRAAAAGDALLAPGVTRRLIAEYATRTKPVPSAAAALSALTGRERQVLALAGTGLSNADIADRLRVSPLTAKTHVSRIMGKLSVRDRVGLVVLAYETGLVRPGWVAE; encoded by the coding sequence GTGACCGGCTCGATCCGGGTCGTTCTCGCTGACGATCAAGCGCTCGTGCGCGCGGGCATCCGGGTGCTGCTGGAGACCTGCCCGGACCTCGTGGTGGCCGGCGAAGCCGCCGACGGCGAGACCGCGCTTCACTTGGCGCGCGAACTGCGGCCCGACGTCGTCCTGATGGACATCCGCATGCCCGGCCTCGACGGGCTGGCCGCCACCGGCCGGATCGCCGAGGACCCGCGGTGCGGCGGGACGCGCGTTGTCATGCTCACCACCTTCGACCTGGACGAGTACGTCTTCGAGGCGCTGCGCCGGGGCGCGGCCGGATTCCTGGTGAAGAACAGCGAACCGGACGACCTCGTGCGCGGCGTCCGGGCCGCCGCGGCCGGGGACGCGCTGCTCGCCCCCGGCGTCACGCGCAGGCTGATCGCGGAATACGCCACCCGCACGAAGCCGGTTCCGTCGGCAGCGGCGGCGCTTTCCGCGTTGACCGGACGGGAACGGCAGGTCCTCGCGCTGGCCGGAACGGGACTGTCCAATGCGGACATCGCGGACCGGTTGCGGGTCAGCCCGCTGACCGCGAAGACGCACGTGTCTCGCATCATGGGCAAGCTATCGGTGCGGGACCGGGTGGGGCTCGTCGTGCTCGCGTATGAAACCGGTCTGGTCCGGCCCGGGTGGGTGGCCGAGTGA
- a CDS encoding macrolide family glycosyltransferase, producing MVNLPSYGHVLPSLEVIRELVARGHRVSYANDPAFADVITGVGADFVPYRSTLLSYLDGRTEWPSDEIAHRDLFLDDAIAMTPQLRAAFEDDRPDLVLYDQGVGAVRVLAEQWRAPHVMFSPNSVPDRGDDELLREFEERRRDPRFSVHYRRWAEWLRDNGIPSGYLGRPVRELALIPRVLQPNPDRVDSRRTTFVGPCFGSRAETWQPPAGVERVLLVSLGSTFTGKPGFYRECVAAFGDLPGWHVVLQIGKHVDPASLGELPGTVEVRDWVPQMAVLEKASAFVTHGGMGGCVEGLFHGVPMIAVPQDPYTDQPDNADVLVRLGVGRRIDPGRATAGVLRETLLELVGSPEVAARVAEVRQELMAEGGTERAADLIEAELAG from the coding sequence ATGGTGAATCTGCCGTCGTACGGGCATGTGCTGCCGAGCCTGGAGGTGATCCGGGAACTCGTCGCGCGCGGGCATCGGGTGAGCTACGCGAACGATCCCGCTTTCGCCGACGTCATCACCGGTGTCGGCGCTGACTTCGTTCCGTATCGGTCGACGCTTTTGTCCTATTTGGACGGGCGTACGGAATGGCCGTCTGACGAGATCGCGCACCGGGACCTGTTCCTCGACGACGCGATCGCGATGACGCCACAGCTGCGGGCGGCATTCGAGGACGATCGGCCGGACCTGGTCCTCTACGACCAGGGCGTGGGCGCGGTGCGAGTGCTGGCCGAACAGTGGCGGGCGCCGCACGTGATGTTTTCGCCGAACTCCGTTCCCGACCGCGGCGACGACGAACTCCTGCGCGAATTCGAGGAGCGACGGCGTGATCCGCGCTTCTCCGTCCATTACCGACGGTGGGCGGAGTGGTTGCGCGACAACGGAATTCCGTCCGGCTACCTCGGCCGTCCGGTGCGGGAACTCGCCCTGATTCCGCGGGTGCTGCAACCCAACCCCGACCGGGTGGATTCTCGGCGGACCACCTTCGTCGGCCCCTGCTTCGGTTCCCGAGCGGAGACGTGGCAGCCGCCTGCCGGAGTGGAACGGGTGCTGCTCGTGTCGCTGGGGTCGACGTTCACCGGCAAGCCCGGCTTTTACCGGGAGTGCGTCGCGGCGTTCGGCGACCTGCCGGGGTGGCATGTGGTGCTGCAGATCGGGAAACACGTCGATCCGGCGTCGCTCGGCGAGTTGCCCGGGACGGTCGAGGTGCGGGATTGGGTGCCGCAGATGGCCGTGCTGGAGAAGGCCTCCGCGTTCGTCACCCATGGCGGGATGGGCGGGTGCGTGGAGGGGTTGTTTCACGGCGTGCCGATGATCGCGGTGCCCCAAGATCCGTACACCGATCAGCCGGACAACGCGGACGTCCTGGTGCGGCTCGGGGTCGGACGCCGAATCGATCCTGGCCGGGCGACTGCCGGGGTGTTGCGGGAGACCTTGCTGGAACTGGTCGGGTCGCCGGAGGTCGCGGCCCGGGTGGCGGAGGTCCGTCAGGAGTTGATGGCGGAGGGCGGGACCGAGCGGGCCGCTGATCTGATCGAGGCCGAGCTGGCGGGATGA